From the Eschrichtius robustus isolate mEscRob2 chromosome 3, mEscRob2.pri, whole genome shotgun sequence genome, the window GGGTGGGACCTATGGCCAAGACTCCACTACTCTGGGGCCAGTTatcttcttctttcctcctccccagcTTTGCTTGTGCCATATGTCCCCATCGACCTGTACTGGACACTCTGGCCATGCTGACTGCCCACCGTGCAGGCAAGAAACATCTGTCCAGTAAGTTTGGGAGAAGACGGAGGATGGAGAATGAACCCTTAAAATCTCTTCAGACCACCCTTGGTGCTCTGCTTTTaattctcttcccctttctcctcaGGCCTGCAGCTTTTCTATGGCAAGAAGCAGCCGGGAAAGGGCATGGACCAGAATCCAAGAGAGCAGAATGAACTGAGGAGGGAAGAGACCAAAGCGGAGGTAATCAGAGTGGGGAGGTTGTGTTCCAGGCAGGTCTGTGCTGCACACCTTAGGCTTGAAGGGCTTTGGCTTCTTTCTAGCTCTGAAGGCTCTGACTCTGTCTCCCATCTCCATGCCAGGCTCCTCTGTTAACCCAGACTCGACTTATCACCCAGAGTGCTCTGCACAGAGCTCCTCACTATAACAGTTGCTGCCGCCGGAAGTACAGGTCTGTGGGGTGGGAAAGCCAGAGACAGGGAGGGACAGGAGATAGATGGCTCTAAAGTGATCGTTTTCCTAATTGTAATCTGAGGAATACTAGTGTTCTGGAGGTGTTAACTTGTATTTCAGGCAGGAAAAAGAATCttgtaattaaaagaaaagtttgGGAAGTGGTGCTTTGTAATCCTATTTGAAGAATAGTAATATTAGTGTATTTTAAGGGCTCTACAAAgtcttaagattaaaaaaaaaaaaaccgtaaaaaagtTAACTTAGCCTTTCCTAAATTCACTGGATCCCAAAATCCTTTTTATGCAGAACGcttattaatattttgaggaacacaGTTTAGGAAGCACTGCTTTAAGGGGTTGGGAGCCACAGGAGATTTGGCCCTTTCCTTTACTGCTTTTACAGACTTTGATTCTTCTCTACCCAGACCAGAAGCCCTTCGTCCCTCTGTCTCTCGTTCCCCTTTGCCACCCCCAGAGGTTGAACCCCAAAGTGGGAAGATCAGTAGAGAACCTGAGCCTGAGGCTGGCTCACAGACCAAGGAATCAGCAACTGTCTCATCTCCTGCACCTATGAGCCCCACAAGAAGACGGGCCCTGGATCATTACCTCACCCTTCGAAGGTGAGTATGCAGAACCACTTTCCTCAgatttccccttttctctctgaCCCTCCTTTTTTCAAAGCTTCTCGAGTGTTTTTACTTATCCCCACTAATTTCTTAATAAACTTCCTTTCCTGACcaattctattttttctgatgTTTCCAGCTCTGGATGGATCCCAGATGGACGAGGTCGATGGGTAAAAGATGAAAATGTTGAGTTTGACTCTGATGAAGAGGAACCCCCTGATCTCCCCTTGGACTGACACCCTCTTTCCCCGTTCAGTTCACAAATAAACCAGAGCGGGTGCTGGGAGCCTAACTTTCCTTGAGTCTGGCTCCTTGTTTCAGGATTTCAGATCTGTACCTTCTCAGCCCAGCCAGTTCTTCTCTGCAATGTACACAGCTCCCCATACTTctaacccctcccccaccttctacCAAAGTCATGCCAAGCGTCAGCTGCATGCAGCCCGGTGCCCTATTAATAAGTCTGTCAGAAGGAGGTTTTTGCCCTTCATGTTTTCTGCCTTCTCCTCCACCTCCACGCAAAGTCCTTTCCTCCTTCAAATAACATGGGGGTTGTGGGTAGGCGTTCGGGGGGAGGGGCCGGACATGTCAAGAAACAGGGCCAGGGCTGGCCACCCTGTGAAAGTAGAAGAGACTAAAGGCATTGGCAGGGTTATGGGGAACACCAAGGGAGGGAGCTCCCCCACCTCCTGCTGGTAACCTGAACCTCCCTGCCTGCTGATGCCCAGAGTATAAATAATCCCCTGATGAACTGGCAGTAACCCTTGGGGGTTAGCGCCAAGATTTCCACCCCAAAGCCCAAggaaggaggcaggcagagcGGACAGAAGGGCCTTTATTTACAAGATGAGGATTTAAGCTTTCAGGGCTCCGAGCTCTAGTTGGTAAAGGGAAGGGTAGTGTTATCTCTTCTTTTGCTGGCGACCTGTAAAGGCAGAAGAGTAAACACAAGTCATTATCCCATCTCTTGCTTCCTGCAAAGGTGCTCTTCTTCTTTCTAGTTCCTTGGCCAGACTCACAAAGAGGTAATGTCTTAGGCCACCAAACATGCCCTTCCCCcctcacattaacaaaataagaaacaacgcagcaaataaaaatatcattccCCCAAACAGGTATGTGTAGCTTCCCTCCGCCTCTCTCCTGGTATATTTGGGCAGAGGAGCTTTTCTGTCTACTTTCGGATCACCTACGGGGTTTGAGCTGCTCATGTGAGTCACTTTGGCAGCACCCCAGGCTGTTAGTCACTAAGTCAGCTTTCAGGAGCATCCACCAGCTTCTGCAGCTACGTGCCCTCTCCCCCACACACCACGTCTGCAGCTACTCACGCAGTTCATTGTTCCGGGTCATGGCCTGGGCTGCCCGAGTTCGTGGCCCCTGCTGTGTAAAGTGGTAGCCAAAGCGGACAATGGAGGGGCACTGTTCAAGCACGGTGgccatctccatctccactgcGTCGCCAGGCCACTGGCGCTGGGGGAAGGAGAGATGGAAACTGTCACCCACCCTGTCTGGGTTGTTCACAGTCCTAGACCACCGACCCTTTGGGAGGTCAAAGAGGCTTGTTTCTCCAGAGTGGGTGATGAGAGGTGCTGCCTTGGCTCCCCTCGTAGGGACAAAGAAGAGGAGAGTTCAAACAAGATCAGATGAGATCCTGCCCCAGTGGCTGCCTCAGGGAGGAGGCTCAGTGAGTGTTAGCTGACTGCAAAGACCAGGAGAAGGGAATGCTGACCTGGTTGTCTACGCGGAGCTCGG encodes:
- the SCNM1 gene encoding sodium channel modifier 1 isoform X1, which encodes MSFKREGDDWSQLNVLKKRRVGDLLASYIPEDEALMLRDGRFACAICPHRPVLDTLAMLTAHRAGKKHLSSLQLFYGKKQPGKGMDQNPREQNELRREETKAEAPLLTQTRLITQSALHRAPHYNSCCRRKYRPEALRPSVSRSPLPPPEVEPQSGKISREPEPEAGSQTKESATVSSPAPMSPTRRRALDHYLTLRSSGWIPDGRGRWVKDENVEFDSDEEEPPDLPLD
- the SCNM1 gene encoding sodium channel modifier 1 isoform X2, with protein sequence MIGVNSMCSNFACAICPHRPVLDTLAMLTAHRAGKKHLSSLQLFYGKKQPGKGMDQNPREQNELRREETKAEAPLLTQTRLITQSALHRAPHYNSCCRRKYRPEALRPSVSRSPLPPPEVEPQSGKISREPEPEAGSQTKESATVSSPAPMSPTRRRALDHYLTLRSSGWIPDGRGRWVKDENVEFDSDEEEPPDLPLD